One region of Quercus lobata isolate SW786 chromosome 2, ValleyOak3.0 Primary Assembly, whole genome shotgun sequence genomic DNA includes:
- the LOC115978297 gene encoding class V chitinase-like → MASKTLQYIFSTLLFLLQLQFSAGQTEVKAAYWFPGTGLSVSGIDSTLFTHLFCAFADLDQTTHQVTISSSNSAQFSTFPQTVQQKNPSVKTLLSIGGGNAVAPTFASMASQASTRKSFIDTSIQLARSNNFHGLDLDWEYPSTATEFNNLGLLLNEWRAAVANEATSSGNTPLLLVAAFFYSSNHSGLSYPIQAISNSLDWVNVMAYDFTSGTRNLTGVPAALYNPTSQDSGDSGIAAWIQAGVSAKKLVLGVPFYGYEWRLVNANDNGIFAPANGAAISNAIAYSKIKDFIAENTATTEYNSTFVTNYCYSGTTWIGYDDTNSTSTKVTYAKGKGLLGYFAWQVGQDTDFDLSRTASSAWGA, encoded by the exons ATGGCTTCCAAAACCCTTCAGTATATTTTTTCTACTCTACTTTTCCTTCTCCAACTACAATTCTCTGCGGGACAAACTGAAGTGAAAGCTGCATACTGGTTTCCTGGCACAGGATTGTCTGTTTCCGGCATAGATTCCACACTCTTCACCCATCTATTTTGTGCCTTTGCCGATCTCGACCAAACCACACACCAAGTCACCATTTCCTCCTCAAACTCAGCTCAGTTCTCAACCTTCCCTCAGACTGTGCAACAAAAAAACCCTTCAGTTAAAACCCTCTTATCCATCGGTGGAGGAAATGCTGTAGCCCCAACTTTTGCTTCAATGGCTAGCCAAGCTAGTACCCGCAAATCATTCATAGATACCTCAATACAACTAGCAAGGTCTAACAACTTTCATGGCCTTGACCTTGATTGGGAGTACCCCTCCACAGCTACTGAATTTAACAACCTTGGTTTACTTCTCAACGAGTGGAGAGCCGCAGTGGCTAATGAGGCCACAAGCTCAGGAAATACACCATTGCTCCTAGTTGCAGCTTTCTTTTACTCTTCAAACCATTCCGGCTTGAGTTATCCCATTCAGGCTATATCAAACAGCTTGGACTGGGTCAATGTTATGGCCTATGACTTTACTTCAGGAACACGGAATTTGACTGGAGTTCCTGCGGCTTTGTACAATCCAACAAGCCAAGATAGTGGGGATAGTGGTATCGCAGCTTGGATTCAGGCAGGTGTGTCTGCCAAAAAATTGGTACTCGGTGTTCCATTTTATGGCTATGAATGGAGACTAGTGAACGCTAATGATAATGGAATATTTGCACCTGCTAATGGAGCGGCTATATCAAATGCGATAGCTTATAGCAAAATCAAGGATTTCATAGCCGAGAATACTGCCACAACAGAGTATAATTCCACATTTGTTACAAACTATTGCTATTCTGGGACGACATGGATTGGTTACGATGATACGAATAGTACGTCTACCAAGGTTACATATGCTAAGGGAAAGGGATTGCTTGGCTATTTTGCGTGGCAGGTTGGTCAGGACACAGATTTTGATCTTTCTCGAACAG CTTCAAGTGCATGGGGAGCTTAG